The Melanotaenia boesemani isolate fMelBoe1 chromosome 3, fMelBoe1.pri, whole genome shotgun sequence genome contains the following window.
ACTGCAGTAACTACGAGTTCTGCCCTTCTCATCTTGTGActgttttacttcatttttttccatttatattttcagtaaaaagtttaaatgttttgtttttgcagtacACGACCTGCAGAGTTTTGGCTTGGACAATGTAAGTAACAAGTgatgttttcaggttttaaacTTAATGTTAAAAGTCACATTCTGAAAATTTATTTTTGAGTTTTAAGTGCTATTTGGTAGTTTTACTTTGGCAGCAATCTTTATTATGTACAGAATGCATAAAAAAAGCTGTTGGAACAGTTTGAAATTAATGTTTGATGCAGTCTTGTTTAAATAAGTTTGCATAAAGTCTACAGATAGGCCACGAAAGCAGGTGAATAAACCATGTTAGGACAATTTAATACCTGCTTCTCATTACACTTAAGTCTTTTAACTTTGTCCTACAGATAAACATGACCCACCTGATAAAGCACCTGTCTTTTGGTAAAGATTACCCTGGCATTGTTAATCCTCTCGATGGAACGGACGTCACGGCACCACAAGGTCAGTCACGTTTTAGTTTTACTAGTATCAATTATCATTGAAAAGCCTGTTGAATACCAAACTGAAAGGATTCTGTCTCCATTGGTGCAGCAAATCCAGGGTTTCTGGGTGAACATACAGGTGCTTTACACACAAGAGTGACACTAATGtgccacagattttttttttttttaatccaatctTAGTTGTCGTGTTTGATAACCAGCAATCTAACATTATCCTGGACTCTGTAAGCGACACAAACTCTTGGGTTTGTTGTTCCACCATCAGAAGATGGGAGAGACATGAGTTCATCATTTCAACTCCCACATTAAAAACCCAGAATGCAGCACAGCTTCGTGATAAGTTAAAAGTTGGGTCAGGGGAGAAACCCATGCTTTGATTGGTCTAATCTGAATCTTAACAGTCTTGCAATGGTTGTTAAAAGACATACATGATATCATGTATGAGAGATGATACAGAGGTTATATGCAGAATGAGTACATAAGTGAGATTTTCCTACAAGATTAAATTGGTCATTTTGTTTCAGGTACGCTTGTAGCATCAGAAAGTATGACACATCTACTCTGAAAACCATTTGATAAATCTCAACTTTTATTGACAAAACTAGACTGAAGGTTGGGAGCATGACATCATTGAGCAGACCGAGAGCTGGGAGTTTAGTTATTAGAAAAGTCCCATTGCTGTATAGTTGTGTGAGGGTGCATGGGGTTATCCTCAGCAGCGGATGCCCATACCAATGGCCATGAAGGTCCCAAATGTCCCTCCGCTCTGCATCATGGTCTTCCCAACTCCTCCCATTAGTTCCCTCCCGCGCATACCGATCCTGGAGacgagggaaaaagaaaaaaaaaaaaaaaagaaaaaatgcttttcaTTTGGTAAAAGCTCCTTGAACTATTGCTTTAGTTTGAATGTCTACTATATCAGAAACTGTCCAGTCAAGTCAAAAAAATTGATCAGGCAAATGTTTAGGAGcaattattttaattcagtttcaAACTGAGGCCATACTGTACCAATATGTAATGTGCCTGGATTAACAACATACAGTTCTGCCTGAACCTCTTCATACTCCAAACCCAACTCCTTACACAAGGCACAAAATATCAGAAATACACACTGTActctgaggaggagaagaaccACTTAGGAATACTTTAACATTAGGCTGAGCAGAGGTTACATTCTAGTTAACCACTGATTATTTAACTGGTATTCGATGCACTTCTTTTCAGTTAagtcatatttaatttttcatttacaaaattaCTTGTGAAGGAAGTTGGGTTAGTAGTAGCAAGGAACAGGCTTTCATCTACACTCAAAACCTTAAATTTAGCCAAATGAGGGCTGGAAAATGGCCTAATGTATGAACAATTCATCACACTTGGAAAAATAAGAGTAGAAATTAGTAGTCAGTGCATCAAGATGCCACTTGTCCACATCAGTTGCAGTTTAACAACAGTTAGCACATTAATGGTTGCACATTAAGTCCCGAGTTACCTGAGACAGGAGAAAGTGCCAAACATGGCACCAGCAGCCATTCCTACAGCAAACCCCATCATAAAGCCCATCTTGACCCGATCAAAACAGCTTGGCTGGGTCTGGCCATACGGACCTACAGCTACCGGCATCTGAAGAACAACAGGACGTATCAGAGACCAAACGGATTTACAGTTTAACCTACATCCCCCATATTTTAGTTTCTCACATGATCAGAGCAAAGGCCTCATTTGGTTTACTTGTTGAATGGGGTTGAATTTGTAGATTGCTAATCATTTTGTATAAAATGACATCAGAAGATGCTGATTAATATCTCAAATACTACTACTTCACTACTAAATAACATTAACAGACAGAAGTCTAATATGTCAAGGATTTGGGACAAAAATTATTACATTAATGGGataataagtgtttttttttttttttaaagtcagtgTAAACAGTTTAACTGTTCTGCTTGTCAGCACATCTATAAAGACATTGCAAGACCCATATTAACTTATACATGATATACAAAGTATTGTTTCAGTATATGTGCATTTATTCAAATGATTGTGATTTGGACCataaatgatatatatatatctatatagatatatatatatagatatatatatatatagatagatatatatatatatatagatatatatatatatatagatatatatatatagatatatatatagatataaataaataaagcattttatattTGCTTCAAAGCAAAAAGCACATTAATCCATGTATTACAGTCTCAATTTAAACAACACTAGAACGTACACACACTTTGATCCTATTTAGTGTTTACAGTGCAGCTCCGATGCAGTTGGTTTGCAAGTTATATGTGGGTGAGCAGTGAGCTCACAAGCTTTACTTTGCATGCATGCCGAGTTCCTAAAGTCATGGTACACTGAACAGTCAACAGTTTTGGGTTTCATATgggcctgtttttgtttttaacatattttcgGTTCAACTTAATACCGTTGCCATAGCTAGAGATTTCCAGTTGTGCTGCTGTCTGAGGAACAGCCTGGCGTTTCTGCTTATCTCTAATGTCATATATGTGCTAAGCTAACGTTTACTAAGTCCTTGTCTATATCTGCATTTTCCAATGTGTCACGCACAATTAAATCAAACATCAATTTGTCTGTTTACTTAAAATACTcgtttttttgtcttgttgcaGTTTGTTGTCCAAGCTTAGCATGCTAACCACCTGGCTAACGTCACCTGTGGCCTTGACAGATTAGTTACGGCACGTTTCCACCCACACTTTGCGTActgctttaacacatttaatagaATTCGTATGAGACCGAGCTTACCTTTTAATTATGTGGCTATAATGGGGCAGGTGACTTGCGTCTTCACTTGAGGATTTACGTATTTCTTAGCACAGCTGCGTTTAAATGCCTTTCTGGCCGACTTCCATAACCggatagaagaagaagaaaaaacagaggaAGCAGATAAAGAGGGACACAAACACTGATGAGAAGTTAAACAGCGCCACCCAGTGGCTTTGTTCAAGATTACAGGAGCACGACtttccatttaaatttttagtcgctagctgtttaaataaatacaatcatgtaataaataatctttaagttatctatttatatttctatttactgtatttctattttaaatttaacaagCATTTCTCTTCACAGCATCAATGATGTACCAGTATTTTGTGAAAATCGTCCCTACTGTATACGTGAAAACTGATGGAGAGGTCAGTCTGACAGGTTTTTATGGATttgtttataatatatatatatatttcagctAACattcttttctcctctttccaggtggtaaaaacaaaccagttttCGGTCACCAGGCATGAAAAAGTTGCAAATGGATTAATAGGCGACCAGGGGCTGCCGGGTGTCTTTGTATTATATGAGCTCTCGCCAATGATGGTtaaattcacagaaaaacataggtgagttgtcttttttttccccttttactTAACACTGTTGACATTTTTTCAAAACCATAAGTCTATAGCttaaaaaaacttgttttagaTGGTAGATTGGTAATTAGTTacaaataaatgattattttcagcTCACATGGAGATTCGCATGTTGCAGTGTTCTTACTGTGCATTGTCATTCAATATTACGGTAGTGAAAGGGTTAACTTcacttgtatattttttttcaaaaatagaAGAAACGTTTAGATTTACAAAACTATTTGATAAATAAGAGTGTGGAAAGGGAATTAGATCATAGACAGCTCTGTGTGTCGTTTTTAAGGCAGCgatgtgaataaaaatattaatgaactAAATAACTTCTCTGTATTTGCACAGATCATTCACACACTTTTTAACAGGGGTTTGTGCCATTATTGGAGGTGTATTCACAggtcagtctctctctctctctctggtcaTTTAAACTGTTGATCTGCGTATCAAAAAGCCAACTAATTGTCTCCTAACTCATCAGTGGCTGGCTTGATCGACTCACTCATCTACCACTCTGCACGTGTCATCCAGAAGAAGATAGAGCTTGGCAAGGCGTCGTAACAGTGCCCCCCGATGGCCTCCATGGTGCAAcgcagatcaagacactgacagatggacagatgtaCAGGAAGAGGGGAAGTTCTCCATCTTTCCGTCTGATGTTAGACTGAGAGAGAAAGCCAGAGGGAGACAGATGTTTCTAATCAGCCAGGTTTTAAATTCCTCGGACCTCTTCTCGTGCTTGTACAGCTCTGAAGAGGAACTGGTGAAGATTTTTTGAAATTTCATCTTTGATGTTAAATTTGAAGCCAAACAGGAGGACAGAGGCAGAATCAGATTTCTAACTCGTAAGCAGAGCGGAGGACGCCATGTCGATTTAAGGCACTGACTCCAGGAGGTTTGACTGGATAAAGAGACGTTAATTTCGTTCATCCAGCGTTGGTGTTGGTCAGTAATCACATCACATCACTACACTGAATGTTTGTTGGAAGATCTGTGGTTCAGACGAGTGAGGAACAGTGGACATAAGGACTTGTAAGATTTTGGTTTCCCATCAGTTTCTCACCTCATTTAACCCGGACGTTCATTTTGTTTACGAAGTACCACTCTGATGGAGAGACCGTGTCCCAGCTTAGTATACTGACATTACCTACCAACAGCTTTCTTTGGTTGGAGATTTTAAGGATTAATCTGGTACAATATTATACTTCTGTTTGGcaacaaatcaaatgaaaagaCCAAACCAGCCGACTAGGAGTTCATTCTCCACTTTCAATAGTTTTCACGTTCTTATTCCTCTGTGCCATAAAGCTTCACCATTATAATCTGCCTCACAAGACATGCACgctgccttctgtctgtgtgaCGGTTAGCAAAAACCTCTGCTACCGCAGACTAACACTGGTTggtttgtgtcttttttaatgagattttttGACGACAGAAACAATTATGGCTATCGTATTTTTTCTCACCACTTCACATTTGTTTCTGTACAAGTTGAACAGGAAGTCAAATGTTAAAAGCAATGTTAAACGTCAACCCCCCCAGACAGAGAAGGCTGTAAAACCTGAGTAAGatggggaaaaaagtaaaacccCCATTTCACCAAACAGCTTGTGAGACCTTCTGACGGTTTGAAGCCGCTGACTTCCAGTTTCTTTTTTGGAGCTTTGTGTTTTCAGGACTTCAAGTTGAGGGTATCTGATTTAACAAcgacaaaaaacacattttaaggaTTTGCAAAGAGAAACTTGAAACAAACTGATATCCTTTTAAAGAAGCTAAAATGATGAGACTGCAGAGTCAGATTTTTATCCACACTGTTTAAAGCTGCTGTGATGGCCTTTTGGGATTTAGCAGCCGACTGGTCTGAGTCCGGTGTTGGCTGGTCTTTGATCTACTGCACAGGAGAGACATTTCTCTTCCTAATCAGTCTGACGACAGCTCTTCATATCAAGTTTTCCCAACTTCTTTCCTTCATATCACAACATCCTCTCTGGTTTATGACTTTCAAGCAAACTATtcaaatttctaaaaaaaaaaaaaaagtattaattcACAGAGGTGTGCagtcttttttaaacaatggaTGCTGCCAGAATAATGATTTCCTTTAAATCTCATGTTTTTGGTGggaataaataactaaatgaagTTGCTGACATGCAGTTTGAATGCAGACCAAATTTTCTCAGGGGTTCGGCTTTGTTTCATTTAGCTCTTGTTAAAGTTGTAGAAACCTTGAGCTGCAGCAAAAGTTTGCATCATGTTCAGTTTCTAATGACTTTCCCTGCAGCCTGGAAGACATCTGTAGCCTCATGCAGGTGTAAGAACACATTTCATAAAGCTCGGTCTGGCTTTCATCCTCTCTGCAGATTTAAGCCGGCTGGAATGTAAACATCCTGAAGTAAAGCTTCAGTACGCTTTTAAACTGATTCACACCAGAGAAAGTTTCCAATCTGTTTGCTAAGATGAGCATCCGGCTGACTTTTCTTCATGTGCAGTCTTGCATCTAAATGAATTGAAATAttaattagatttaatttagaTGTGTAAATAACATACAAGCACATCCATCAGTGCCccagagaagagaggaaaattactttaataaagcaggTGGGATTTTCCTGTAATAAAGAGGGAAGAGGAATGCTTCTGttcagctttcttttctttcattcgGTGTGATAACAGAACATGATCCACCCGTTAAgactgctgattttttttaggAGGCGGGGTTTGTAACCAGTAGCTTCCAAAGGCCCCAAACCCAACGTGCTACTTTCCTCTAAATGACAGGGTGACTGGGAGGCAGCTGTAAACCACAAGAAGGCAACATTATACATCATATTATTGACTCACATGGTGACTCAGCATGTTGAGCCCAGATGTTTCTTctactttgattttttttctttctttccccaGAATTGAAACCAGACAATCTGGCTTGAAGGTTTTGTTTCCCATTAAAAGTCCATCACTGATTTAAGCTCTTTAACTACAAAATAAGGCTAAATGAACTCACTCATCAGCCCTCTGACTGgataaaatgatgttttggtTCTTCAAGCTGCAGTCAGCTGTATTTATGGACATTTATTCTGATTACTGTCCAATCAGGTCCTAACTGGAAAACTTTGTCCAGTAAACCTGAATGTTGCAGATGATGACGCCATAGTCAGACCTCTTCATCTGATTCCCTCCTTCTGCTCCGACTGTGGATTTACTGGACAGCGTATATTGCTGTGAATCTGTGACTGGAGTTCATGTTGGTGTGACAGCTTACAAAAAGTATTCaagctgtgttttaaaaaaagaaagaaaagaaatctccTCTCTGTGTTAAAGTCTGACTGGTGGAGTTTGATCTCAGCACATCCTGATGTTCCAGTTGGTGTTTTGCTGTTGCACCTTTAACCTCTAGATCAGGGGCAGGGGTTGTATGTATgtgcacaggtgtgtgtgtgtgtgtgtgtgagtgtgagtgaatGTGTTCTGATGCTAGTTGCTGTGTAAGAATGAAAGAgagatgtatttatattttgattgtcctcaaacagtttttaaaaggaGAGGAAATAAATGTTGACTACACCAGCTTCCACCGTGTGCTGCTTCATTATTTGGTTGctcagattttctgttttattttgaatgatTAAATAAGTTAAAGTGTTTTTACTGACACGACTCATAATGTTTAAAGTGTGAGCCACAGTACGATCATCTCAAGGCAAAGTTGCCTCactgtcaccatggcaactgtgGCTCATTTCCCTGATGAAAACAATAAGCTCCAACTTTCCTTCTCTAAGCTCTTTCCTTGTTAGAAAAAGCCATGTGCTTACAGGAACGTTAACAGAGGGAttataattcaaattaaaaaacactttgTCTGTGAAGGGAATTTGTTTGGAGGATAAAGATTTAGGAAAAAACAATCACACGTaaactaagattttttttttatttttatttttatttttttttgccacacTTAAAACTAGAGACGTTCAataatttttttccagaaaacagCTTTAGATTTGTCATCTAAAGCCATCTGATAATGTTACAGGGTTTATCATTTATGTCAAATATGATGCAGtctaaaatgatgaaaatgaaaaataatttatcctGATTCAgagttaaggaaaaaaaaggaaaaggcagAAGACCGAAAAATGGTACAAGCTGCTGCTtatatttatctaaataaatatgattgtatgaatacatttagtcatatatcctttcattcattttggATGGTCCGGCCTAAAAGAGATGATAAAAGAAGCTGCTTTCATCACGACCGCTACTTATACTCCAGGTAATTTCCCTGTCAGACCCACAGCATTCTGCATTAGTTTGGAGGTCCATGTAATGCTCCTACAAATGCTAAATGATCtgatcaatatttaaaaaacacagttaaGGAACAACTGAAGAAATTTGTCAGTATTTGTCACTTTAGCTAGTTTGCGGAGAAACTATTGGAATTTAAGGGCTGATTTGGTAAATAACTTTTGGAAATagtgatgtaaaaaaaacaaacaaaaaaaacaactttattttatttatgttggaAGACTGTAGCTGTTAGGAGACTGTAGAAATGATTTAATCTTTGTGACACGGTGCACACCCTTA
Protein-coding sequences here:
- the romo1 gene encoding reactive oxygen species modulator 1 encodes the protein MPVAVGPYGQTQPSCFDRVKMGFMMGFAVGMAAGAMFGTFSCLRIGMRGRELMGGVGKTMMQSGGTFGTFMAIGMGIRC